The following coding sequences lie in one Zingiber officinale cultivar Zhangliang chromosome 2B, Zo_v1.1, whole genome shotgun sequence genomic window:
- the LOC122047423 gene encoding 2-methoxy-6-polyprenyl-1,4-benzoquinol methylase, mitochondrial-like isoform X1, producing MALQRTIRKLINGQNYLLPRGAEFLHSHATSFGFTEVSEEEKRKLVGNVFSSVASKYDLMNDLTSVGLHRLWKDRLISKLGPFPGMKHLDVAGGTGDIAFRVLESIRGVGHKVMHDSFVETEGQTQIFICDINPNMLNIGKKRAIERGYTNSSYLHFVEGDAEALSFEGGSMDGYTIGFGIRNVTHIEKALAEAYRVLKKGGRFLCLELSHFEFPIFKELYDYYSFSIIPVMGELVAGDKESYQYLVESIRQFPKQDVFAQMIVDAGFQSVEYENLVGGVVAIHSGLKL from the exons atggcattgCAAAGGACCATCAGAAAACTAATCAATGGTCAAAATTACCTCCTTCCTCGAGGGGCTGAATTTCTCCATTCACATGCAACCAGCTTTG GATTTACAGAAGTCAgcgaagaagaaaaaagaaaattggTCGGCAATGTCTTTAGTAGTGTGGCTTCTAAGTATGATTTGATGAATGATTTGACGAGTGTGGGATTGCACAGATTGTGGAAAGATAG ATTGATTTCAAAGCTAGGTCCTTTTCCTGGGATGAAGCATCTTGATGTAGCTGGTGGCACAG GGGATATAGCTTTCCGCGTGTTGGAAAGTATTAGAGGTGTTGGTCATAAAGTCATGCATGACAGTTTTGTTGAAACAGAAGGACAAACACAAATCTTTATATGTGACATTAACCCAAATATGTTGAATATTGGCAAGAAGCGAGCTATTGAGAGAG GATATACAAACAGTAGCTATCTGCATTTTGTGGAAGGAGATGCAGAAGCATTGAGTTTTGAGGGTGGGTCAATGGATGGTTACACGATTGGATTTGGTATTAGAAATGTAACACACATTGAGAAAGCTCTTGCAGAAGCCTATAG GGTACTGAAAAAAGGAGGCAGGTTCTTATGCCTAGAATTAAGTCATTTTGAGTTTCCTATCTTCAAAGAGCT ATATGACTATTATTCTTTTTCGATAATTCCTGTTATGGGGGAACTTGTAGCTGGAGACAAAGAGTCTTACCAATACTTAGTTGAGAGCATCCGACAGTTTCCGAAACAG GATGTATTTGCTCAGATGATCGTCGATGCCGGCTTTCAGTCAGTGGAGTATGAGAATCTAGTTGGTGGTGTGGTGGCCATTCATTCTGGTTTGAAGTTGTAA
- the LOC122047423 gene encoding 2-methoxy-6-polyprenyl-1,4-benzoquinol methylase, mitochondrial-like isoform X2 → MKHLDVAGGTGDIAFRVLESIRGVGHKVMHDSFVETEGQTQIFICDINPNMLNIGKKRAIERGYTNSSYLHFVEGDAEALSFEGGSMDGYTIGFGIRNVTHIEKALAEAYRVLKKGGRFLCLELSHFEFPIFKELYDYYSFSIIPVMGELVAGDKESYQYLVESIRQFPKQDVFAQMIVDAGFQSVEYENLVGGVVAIHSGLKL, encoded by the exons ATGAAGCATCTTGATGTAGCTGGTGGCACAG GGGATATAGCTTTCCGCGTGTTGGAAAGTATTAGAGGTGTTGGTCATAAAGTCATGCATGACAGTTTTGTTGAAACAGAAGGACAAACACAAATCTTTATATGTGACATTAACCCAAATATGTTGAATATTGGCAAGAAGCGAGCTATTGAGAGAG GATATACAAACAGTAGCTATCTGCATTTTGTGGAAGGAGATGCAGAAGCATTGAGTTTTGAGGGTGGGTCAATGGATGGTTACACGATTGGATTTGGTATTAGAAATGTAACACACATTGAGAAAGCTCTTGCAGAAGCCTATAG GGTACTGAAAAAAGGAGGCAGGTTCTTATGCCTAGAATTAAGTCATTTTGAGTTTCCTATCTTCAAAGAGCT ATATGACTATTATTCTTTTTCGATAATTCCTGTTATGGGGGAACTTGTAGCTGGAGACAAAGAGTCTTACCAATACTTAGTTGAGAGCATCCGACAGTTTCCGAAACAG GATGTATTTGCTCAGATGATCGTCGATGCCGGCTTTCAGTCAGTGGAGTATGAGAATCTAGTTGGTGGTGTGGTGGCCATTCATTCTGGTTTGAAGTTGTAA